The Nitrospiraceae bacterium genome window below encodes:
- the rph gene encoding ribonuclease PH: MSSGASLTRFDGRRRDQVRPVKITRNFIKHAEGSVLIEMGDTKVICTASVEEKVPPFLRDKGKGWVTAEYAMLPRATHDRSPREAVKGKQGGRTLEIQRLVGRALRAVTDTSEMGERTVWIDCDVIQADGGTRTASITGAFIALADALTVVKKKGLIKKLPLTDYLAAISVGKVGGEVLVDLAYEEDSHAEVDMNLVMTGAGRYVEVQGTAERTPFHKKDMDDFLNLGWGAIQHLVGIQKSLIGALG, translated from the coding sequence ATGAGTAGTGGGGCCTCATTGACCAGGTTTGACGGTCGCCGACGCGACCAAGTCAGGCCGGTCAAAATTACGCGTAATTTTATCAAGCATGCCGAAGGGTCCGTCCTCATCGAGATGGGGGACACCAAAGTCATTTGCACGGCCTCGGTTGAAGAGAAGGTGCCGCCTTTTCTCCGCGACAAGGGGAAGGGATGGGTCACAGCCGAATATGCCATGCTCCCGCGAGCCACGCACGATCGTTCGCCGCGTGAGGCGGTGAAGGGGAAGCAGGGCGGACGTACGCTCGAGATTCAACGATTGGTCGGACGCGCGCTGAGGGCGGTCACGGATACGAGCGAAATGGGTGAACGGACGGTGTGGATCGATTGCGACGTGATCCAAGCCGATGGCGGCACCAGGACCGCCTCCATCACCGGCGCCTTTATCGCGCTGGCGGATGCCCTGACGGTGGTGAAGAAGAAAGGTCTGATCAAGAAACTGCCCTTGACCGATTACCTCGCGGCGATCAGTGTCGGCAAGGTGGGCGGCGAGGTGCTGGTCGATCTGGCTTATGAAGAGGATTCCCATGCCGAGGTCGATATGAATCTCGTGATGACCGGCGCCGGCCGCTATGTGGAAGTCCAAGGTACGGCGGAACGGACTCCGTTCCATAAGAAGGACATGGATGATTTTTTGAATCTGGGTTGGGGCGCCATCCAGCATTTGGTGGGCATCCAGAAGTCGCTGATCGGAGCGCTTGGCTGA
- a CDS encoding response regulator yields the protein MSIQTAASRTNHPSLVENRKVLIVDDEEPIRRLLGYLLEPHGYVVTLAAESREARQQLEKNTYALVLCDVNMPGESGMDLVRHILTQYPLTAVIMVTGLDSPVLANAALDMGAFGYVIKPFEANEVLINVANALRRRKLEIENSMHRENLEEVVRTRTIALQQALDWLERSEKELRLSREETIQRLAIAAEFRDSATAQHIQRMSHYCELLARRFGLSPDRCDLIRTASPMHDIGKIGTPDHVLLKPGKFTPEEFNVIAQHADIGYRILSGSDAELLKVAALIAWTHHERWDGSGYPRNLKADGIPIEGRIASIADAFDALTTERVYKPAFPFEHAVDLMVKHKAQHFDPDLIDVFMGSIDDIRRIHDQYADRSIRTPLR from the coding sequence ATGAGCATACAGACAGCCGCCTCGCGGACCAATCACCCCTCCCTCGTTGAAAACCGGAAGGTCCTCATCGTGGATGACGAGGAGCCGATCCGTCGGCTCCTCGGCTACCTCCTCGAGCCACATGGGTATGTGGTGACACTGGCGGCCGAATCCCGGGAAGCCCGGCAGCAACTCGAAAAGAATACCTATGCCTTGGTGTTGTGCGACGTGAACATGCCCGGCGAGTCGGGCATGGACTTGGTTCGCCACATCCTCACCCAATACCCATTGACCGCCGTCATCATGGTCACCGGCCTGGACAGCCCGGTCCTTGCGAACGCGGCGTTGGACATGGGCGCGTTCGGGTACGTCATCAAGCCGTTCGAGGCGAACGAGGTCTTGATCAACGTCGCAAACGCCCTTCGCCGCCGAAAACTCGAGATCGAAAACAGCATGCACCGGGAAAACCTCGAGGAGGTTGTCCGAACCAGGACCATCGCGCTGCAACAGGCCCTGGATTGGCTGGAGCGAAGCGAGAAAGAACTGCGGCTGTCCCGCGAGGAAACGATTCAGCGGTTGGCGATTGCGGCGGAGTTTCGCGACAGCGCCACCGCCCAACACATTCAACGCATGAGCCACTACTGCGAGCTGTTGGCCCGCCGGTTCGGCCTGTCGCCCGATCGGTGCGATCTGATCCGCACCGCCAGCCCGATGCACGACATCGGCAAGATCGGCACGCCGGACCACGTGTTGCTCAAGCCCGGGAAGTTCACACCGGAAGAGTTCAACGTCATCGCCCAACATGCGGACATCGGCTACCGAATCCTCAGCGGCTCGGACGCGGAACTGCTCAAGGTCGCGGCCTTGATCGCCTGGACCCACCATGAACGCTGGGATGGGAGCGGCTACCCGCGCAACCTGAAAGCGGACGGCATTCCCATCGAAGGACGCATCGCGTCCATCGCGGATGCCTTCGATGCCTTGACCACGGAACGGGTCTACAAACCGGCGTTTCCCTTCGAACACGCCGTGGACCTGATGGTGAAGCACAAGGCCCAACATTTCGATCCGGACCTCATCGACGTATTCATGGGCTCCATCGACGACATCCGCCGAATTCACGATCAATACGCGGATCGGTCGATCCGCACTCCACTGCGCTAA